The genomic DNA TGTCCACAGCGTTGTACGCGACGTTGCACTTCCCACCAACGAACCATCTCGCATACGGCGGCTTCCACTCGAGGATCTGCGCGTATGGCTCGAACCAGTCCGCGTAGGTCTTGGCCATCTCGTCCCAGAACTCTATGTAGTGCTGGCCGGTCCAGGCGCGCATCTCCCGCTCGCTTGTGAATCCCTTCTTCTTCATCCACTGCATGACATTTGAGTTCTCAGCAAGCTCCTTAGGGGGATGGAACACTCTTGTTTCCTCAAGAAGAACCGCAGTTGTAGCAGCTTTTTCCTCAGCCATTTTGTGACACTCCTCAACAGTCATTCTGCCTCCAGCCCATCCCGATCTGTTGCGAATCTGCCCTCCCAGCAGACAAATCAGGATGTGGAGACTCAGAGGCATTATTACGATTGATAATTATCTCTTTCGTTTATAAAGTTAACGTTTGAATGAAATTAATGTTTAATAATGATATTGAAAAATCATTGAAGTAACCTCGAAGCAAACAATTCATTTTACAATATTACATCTTGTTGGATCGTCGTCTATATCGAATAGCTCCAAAACTATATAAAATTATTTAAGAAACTCTCGGCTGCAGACAAATCCGCAGCATAGAAATTTAATAAAAATAAAAATTGCGGACGTTCTACACAATCTTCGGTATAGCGTCCACTGCTTCTGGATTTGCAAGTGTGGATATGTCTCCGACAGGCTGCCCCATCGCCTTCGCCCTTATGACCCTGCGCATGATCTTTCCGGATCTCGTCTTCGGGACGTCCTTGACGAAGTATACCGCCTCAGGCATTGCAACAGGCCCGAGTGTCTCTCTGATATGCTTTGCGATGTCCTTCTTGAGCTCCTCGCTCTCCTGCACCCCCTCTCTGAGTATGGCGAATACTATTATGACCTCGCCCTTGACCGGATCCGGCTTGCCGATGACAGCTGCCTCTGCGACCTTCGGATGTGAAACTGCAGCCGACTCAACCTCCGAGTTCCCGATCCTGTGGCCTGCGACCTTGATGACATCATCGATCCTGCCCTGTATCCAGAAGTAGCCGTCCTCATCCCTTCTGCCCTTGTCGCCTGCCAGGTACGTTCCGGCCCTGACGTTCCAATAGGTCTCCCAGTACGTCCTGAAATACCTATCGGGGTCTTTGTAGAAGTCTCTCAGCATCGATGGATACGGCTCAAGTATGACGATGTTTCCGCCCTCTCCTGGAGGCACAGGCTTTCCAGCCTCGTCCCATACATCCATGCTGTATCCCGGCAGAGCGAACGTGCAGCTTCCTGGCTTGAGCGGCGTGATCGGAAGCGGAGAGCCTATGAACGTGCCGGTCTCGGTCTGCCACCAGGTGTCCATGATCTGGAGCTCATCCCTTCCGATGTTCTTCCTGTACCAGACCCAGGCCTCCGGGTTGATCGGCTCGCCCACGGTGCCCAACAGTCGCAAACACTTCATGTTGTACTTGGCAGGCCACTGCTCACCGGCCCTCATGAACATCCTGATCGCGGTTGGCGCTGTGTAGAGCACGTTCACGCCGAACTCTTCGATTATAGACCACCATCTTCCGAAGTCCGGGTAATCAGGAGATCCCTCGTATATTATGCTGGTCGCGCCGAGCGAGAGCGGGCCGTATACGATGTAGGAATGTCCTGTGATCCATCCGATGTCTGCTGTACACCACCAGACGTCATCCTCTTTGAGATCGAAGACCCAGTGGAGAGTCTGCGGAACGCCAACACAGTATCCGCCGTGCGCGTGCTCTATGCCCTTCGGCTTTCCTGTCGTGCCTGATGTGTACAGAATGAACAGCCTATGCTCTGGGTCAAGCTGCTCGGTCTCGCACTCAGCAGGCTGATCCTTTACGAGATCATGCCACCAGATATCCCTGTCCTTGTTCCATGGGATATCCTGGCCGGTTCTCTTGTAAACGATCTGATGCTTTACTGTTGGAGCATCCTGAATCGCCTCGTCAGCCTGCTTTTTGAGCTCCACAATCTTTCCGCGCCTCCAGAATCCATCAACGGTGATCGATATCTTCGACTCCGCATCGATAACCCTGTCAGCATACGCCTTCGAGCTGAATCCTGAGAAGACAACGCTGTGGATCGCACCGATCTTTGCGCATGCAAGCATCGCTATCGGGAGCTCAGGAATCATTGGCATGTATATGCTGACTCTATCGCCCTTCTCGACGCCCAGACTCTTCAGGCCATTTGCGAACTTGTTAACCTCTCTGTAGAGGTCACCATAGGTGAACTTCCTCACGTCGCCCAGCGGCTCACCCACACCGATGTACGCCACCTTATTTCTCCTCCAGGACTTCGCATGCCTGTCCACCGCGTTATAGGCCATGTTGACCTTGCCGCCAACGAACCACTTGGCATACGGAGGCTTCCAGTCGAGGACCTGCTTGTAGGGCTCGAACCAATCTGCATACGTCTTGGCCATCTCGTCCCAGAACTCAACATAGTTCTTTGAGCACCATTCCCGCATCTCTTTCTCTGTCTTGAAGCCCTTCTTCTTCATCCACTGCATCACATTTGAGTTCTCAACCAGCTCCTTCGGGGGATGGAACAACCTCCTCTCCTCGAGAAGGACCGCAGTTTTTGCGGTTTCCTCGGCCATTTTTATAAACCTCCTTCCATATCCATCCGCCGCGTGGTCTGAGGGCTATAGGGCGGCAGATGTTAATGGTAGATTATGTTCATTATTAATAAATCTATTGGTTCGTGCTATCATTTGCCCACCATTCCCAAGATAATATAATAAATAATAATTATAGATTCTCGAACAACATCTCTTTCGGGTTGGATGAGTATACCAGATAAATATCCAGAGCATATGGTATGAAAATAGTTCTCGCAAAGGTCCATTTTCATCCACATTGGTGACCTTGGGTCAAGGGTGTTTTTGTGTTTTTTTATAATGCAGATGAAAATCAATACCGTCCACCCAAGCACCCCGTTCAGATTGTGCAGATCCCGGATCACACCTTTTGCCCCGGCCGTGCAGGAAAGCCTTTAAGCCCATCAGATGCCTCAGAGACCATCATGAAATCCTCTGAGGAGCTGCTCTCGAAGATCAAATCGCTCATTGATGCCCTGGAGGAGCTGCGCCTTCACATCGGAGTTAAAGATATCTCCATCGGATCCAAGAGGTTCAACGCGCAGCTCGTCTTCTGCCTGGCCAACGCATGCCTCAGAAACAGGGCAGTTTTGCTCTACGGCGGCATGGGCGCTAACAAAACAACGCTTGTGAACATTCTTGGTGGTGTGTTCATGAACATGAGCTTCGATGACGTGGAGAACCTCATGGTCACAGGACACCCAGAGCAGACAGAGGAGAAGATCATTGGCTTCATAGATCCAAGACAGTGGATGCAGCCCACCAGCTCAGAAATCAGAGTTCTCTGGACGCCGTGGGCGAGATCCAGGTGGAAGCTCATCAACGAGATCAACAGGTTTCCTGCTGGAAAGCAGAACCTCTTCCTGGAGATCATCAAGAAGAGAAAGATAACCTATGCGGGCCAGGTGCTGGAGCCGGGGGACACATGCTACTTTGCCACGATGAACCCGGAGTTCAGCTCCACCTACCCTGTTGATGAGGCCCTGATGGACAGAATATCCGCATGCATCCCAGCGGTACAGCCCGACCTTCTCGCCGGCCTGAACCTCGCGGAGCGCACAGAGGAGATACGAGATCTGGCGGAGCAGCTCCCGAAGTTCTCAGCAGACGAATTTGATGCACTGCCTCACGCGGTTGAGGGCATACCGCTGGATTTCCTCACAGAACTCTGCATAGTCTCACTGATCCGCGACTTCACGCTATGCGAGCGCGCGCCGTGTTTTGATAAAACACAGCTCTCAGGCAGGAATCCAAGTCATGGTCTCTGCTCTGGATGCCATTACTACAACAACCCTGAGGTCTGCTGCTGGCAGATCGATGAGGGCCTTTCTGACAGGGTTCGACAGGATCTGAGGGCATTCACAAAGGCTGTCTCGTTTGTCTGTGGTATCAGTAACGGATCCAGAATCGAGGTGTTGAGGGCGGTTGCACCCTATATCATATGGCATAGGGTGACACCGAACCGCTCAATGCTCGAGAGGCCTCCATACTATGGAGCAAAGCGCCTGGAGTACATCTCAGATCTGGTTCAGAAGAGCATAGACAGGACTGTGAATGAGCGCGGGGAGATGAACATGATATTCTCAAGGGCGGTCGATGGGGAGCTCACGGTTGAGAGAGCGATAAAAGAGCTCTCAGAGCACGACGACCCGATCGCGAGGCTGGATTACATCCCGATGCTCGAGAGGCTGAGGTAGTTTACAGTAGATCCACCGAATCTGGCGGCATGTGAATCCAGATGTGTTGTGATGTGGGCGCGAATCGCTGAGAAATCAATGGGATTCATGTGATAACCTACCGGTTATTTGATCTCGATTTCGAGGGTGATGACAAACAGTTCGATCTGTATTCCCGTACCGGGGCTGGGATGATGGGCCTGAAGGATATGATGGAGAACGCATACGGCGGAAGGATCCGGCACAGGAGGCTCGAATCCGGCAGAGGTGATGGGGTCATAAGCCTGGAGGACCTCGCCGACAGGCTCCCGGATCATCCGGAAAAGAGGGAGATCGCGGAGCTTGTCAGCGATGATGTAATTCCAAGGCTATTATCGAGCAGACCTCATGGAAAGAGGGAATCCGTGATTTTGGGGTATATCACAAGCATCGCAGCAGAGAGATCAAAACAACCGGTCACGGTGCACCCAATGGACTTCGCGGGGCTTGAGCTCTCCCGTGGGACTCTCATCCTGAGCAGTAATGGAAAGAGCAGACCATCACATGTGGGCGAGAGGATGAGCTCCGGCATAATCAAGATGTGCGATGCCGGAGATTACCTCGGCCAGGGTATGACCGGAGGAGGGATAGTCGCCTCCTCATGCGGAACATATGCGTTCAGAAACATGAGCGGCGGATGGGGCGTGATCCTCGGAGATGCGGGCAGCTTCATCGGAGTCAACAACTCAGGAGGAAAAATACTCGTGAAGGGCAATGCAGGCGAGAGAGTGGGCTGGCTGATGCGCTCTGGGCGTATAACCGTGTTGGGCGATGTCGGGGATTACGCAGGCATTCTCGCGAAAGGCGGCCTGATAAGGATCCGCGGCGGTGCTGGAGAGAACGCCGGCTGGAGGGCTGGCGGTGTCAGGATCGAGATCGGTAGAAGATGAGATGCTCAGGATATGGGAGACGGCACGGAGCGAGTGGCACCATCCACAGCTCCCGCGTCCTGTCATATCCACTGATGGCTCAGGCATCTTCCCATTCGATAACTACAGGATATCTGTCAGGGAGGAGGATCTGAGGGACCCGTTGTATCTGGAGAGCCTCTTCGAACACCTTATCCTCCATTACATCCTCTGCCCCAGGTCGCTTGAGGTGGCTGGAGAGCTCGCCCTCTCAGCTCTGAAGGGCATCAAGAGGAACGACACGAACTTCGCGAGGACGATCGTGAACATATTCAGCGATATAGTGATTGACTCTTTCAGGCTTGAGAGGAGTGAGTATGACGAGCAGAAGGTAATCCTCCTCTGGAGGCGCATCGCGGAGTCTGCAGAATCCGATCTTGATATGGCAGTTCTGTCTTTCATCGAGAAGTACTGGTCAGCCGATATCTGCGGTGCAGCCGAGACAGAGGAGACGAGAATTCTGCTCCAGATCTTCGCCCCCGGCGTTCGGGAGAAGTCTCTGTGGAGGAGACAGTGCCAGCAGATGGCAATGGTTCTCTCACCACTCGCCCCCGGCTCTCTAGGAAAAGAGGAGGTCAGATCC from Methanothrix thermoacetophila PT includes the following:
- a CDS encoding AAA family ATPase; the protein is MKSSEELLSKIKSLIDALEELRLHIGVKDISIGSKRFNAQLVFCLANACLRNRAVLLYGGMGANKTTLVNILGGVFMNMSFDDVENLMVTGHPEQTEEKIIGFIDPRQWMQPTSSEIRVLWTPWARSRWKLINEINRFPAGKQNLFLEIIKKRKITYAGQVLEPGDTCYFATMNPEFSSTYPVDEALMDRISACIPAVQPDLLAGLNLAERTEEIRDLAEQLPKFSADEFDALPHAVEGIPLDFLTELCIVSLIRDFTLCERAPCFDKTQLSGRNPSHGLCSGCHYYNNPEVCCWQIDEGLSDRVRQDLRAFTKAVSFVCGISNGSRIEVLRAVAPYIIWHRVTPNRSMLERPPYYGAKRLEYISDLVQKSIDRTVNERGEMNMIFSRAVDGELTVERAIKELSEHDDPIARLDYIPMLERLR
- the acs gene encoding acetate--CoA ligase; amino-acid sequence: MAEETAKTAVLLEERRLFHPPKELVENSNVMQWMKKKGFKTEKEMREWCSKNYVEFWDEMAKTYADWFEPYKQVLDWKPPYAKWFVGGKVNMAYNAVDRHAKSWRRNKVAYIGVGEPLGDVRKFTYGDLYREVNKFANGLKSLGVEKGDRVSIYMPMIPELPIAMLACAKIGAIHSVVFSGFSSKAYADRVIDAESKISITVDGFWRRGKIVELKKQADEAIQDAPTVKHQIVYKRTGQDIPWNKDRDIWWHDLVKDQPAECETEQLDPEHRLFILYTSGTTGKPKGIEHAHGGYCVGVPQTLHWVFDLKEDDVWWCTADIGWITGHSYIVYGPLSLGATSIIYEGSPDYPDFGRWWSIIEEFGVNVLYTAPTAIRMFMRAGEQWPAKYNMKCLRLLGTVGEPINPEAWVWYRKNIGRDELQIMDTWWQTETGTFIGSPLPITPLKPGSCTFALPGYSMDVWDEAGKPVPPGEGGNIVILEPYPSMLRDFYKDPDRYFRTYWETYWNVRAGTYLAGDKGRRDEDGYFWIQGRIDDVIKVAGHRIGNSEVESAAVSHPKVAEAAVIGKPDPVKGEVIIVFAILREGVQESEELKKDIAKHIRETLGPVAMPEAVYFVKDVPKTRSGKIMRRVIRAKAMGQPVGDISTLANPEAVDAIPKIV